The following are from one region of the Sphingobium sp. TKS genome:
- a CDS encoding FIST N-terminal domain-containing protein, whose product MTVLASEIAFASSHAGDPAKAMADVAGQLGDEPLAGMLLFCSHRFDREALARAVNRQKENMGGDGVVAIGCTSSGELTENGYDEDSLSVIGFPASAFHMSSLCFDDIENFDPAAARQAVRSLAARAERESRHLGDRVNHVALFLVDGLSHREELLTMTIQDALGDIALIGGSSGDGMAFRETAIFDGGRFQPRAAVVAILSTPRPIHVFKAQHYRPSEAKMVVTGAIPQDRIVTEINAEPAAQEYLRLAGHAGEALGVAFYAAHPLMVRAGGDYHVRSIQSANPDGSLTFYCAIDEGIVMTVGEPVDRIARMDALFADIAAEVGQVDRIIAFDCVLNRIDAEQRQISRDVSALYGRHRVIGFNTYGEQYHALHVNQTFSGLAIGR is encoded by the coding sequence ATGACGGTGCTGGCATCGGAAATCGCCTTTGCGTCGAGCCATGCGGGCGATCCGGCCAAGGCCATGGCGGACGTGGCCGGGCAATTGGGCGACGAGCCGCTGGCCGGGATGCTGCTTTTCTGCTCGCATCGCTTCGACCGGGAGGCGTTGGCCCGCGCGGTCAACCGGCAGAAGGAGAATATGGGGGGCGATGGCGTGGTGGCGATCGGCTGTACCAGTTCGGGCGAGCTCACCGAAAATGGCTATGATGAGGACAGTTTGAGCGTCATCGGCTTTCCTGCTTCCGCATTTCACATGAGCTCGCTTTGCTTCGACGATATCGAGAATTTCGACCCCGCTGCCGCGCGCCAGGCGGTGCGCAGCCTTGCCGCCCGCGCCGAGCGGGAAAGCCGCCATCTGGGCGACAGGGTCAATCACGTCGCCTTGTTCCTGGTCGATGGCCTGTCGCACCGGGAGGAATTGCTGACCATGACGATCCAGGATGCGCTGGGCGACATCGCGCTGATCGGCGGATCGTCGGGCGACGGCATGGCGTTCCGCGAAACGGCGATTTTCGACGGAGGCCGCTTTCAGCCGCGAGCGGCGGTGGTGGCGATCCTGTCGACGCCGCGCCCCATTCATGTGTTCAAGGCTCAGCATTACCGGCCGAGCGAGGCGAAGATGGTCGTCACCGGCGCCATTCCGCAGGACCGGATCGTGACCGAGATCAATGCGGAACCCGCCGCGCAGGAATATCTGAGGCTCGCGGGTCATGCGGGCGAGGCGCTGGGCGTTGCCTTCTATGCCGCGCATCCGCTGATGGTGCGGGCGGGAGGCGATTATCATGTGCGGTCGATCCAGAGTGCGAACCCCGACGGCAGCCTCACCTTCTACTGCGCCATCGATGAGGGGATCGTGATGACCGTGGGCGAGCCGGTGGACCGGATTGCGCGTATGGACGCCCTGTTTGCGGATATTGCCGCCGAGGTCGGGCAGGTCGACCGGATCATCGCCTTCGATTGCGTGCTCAACCGCATCGATGCCGAACAGCGGCAGATCAGCCGGGACGTGTCGGCGCTTTATGGTCGGCACCGGGTGATTGGCTTCAACACCTATGGCGAGCAATATCATGCCCTTCACGTCAACCAGACCTTCAGCGGCCTTGCCATCGGGCGATGA
- a CDS encoding DUF779 domain-containing protein translates to MNLPPRILATLEAEALIARLTVRHGPLMFHQSGGCCDGSAPMCFPRGEFKVGGQDVLLGHVAGDVPVWIGAAQFEYWRHTQITIDVVSGRGAGMSLESPEGMRFIVRSRVFTDEEVEALAAAGEPLRGG, encoded by the coding sequence ATGAACCTTCCACCCCGCATCCTTGCCACGTTAGAAGCCGAAGCCTTGATCGCCCGGCTGACCGTGCGCCACGGCCCCTTGATGTTCCATCAGTCCGGCGGTTGTTGCGATGGCTCCGCGCCGATGTGCTTCCCCCGTGGCGAGTTCAAGGTCGGAGGGCAGGACGTGCTGCTGGGCCATGTCGCGGGCGACGTGCCGGTGTGGATCGGCGCGGCGCAGTTCGAATATTGGCGCCATACCCAGATCACCATCGACGTCGTGTCGGGGCGCGGCGCGGGCATGTCACTGGAAAGTCCGGAGGGGATGCGCTTCATCGTCCGCTCGCGGGTGTTCACCGACGAGGAGGTGGAAGCGCTCGCCGCAGCGGGCGAACCTTTGCGCGGCGGCTGA
- the adh gene encoding aldehyde dehydrogenase, with protein MLQQAMARFAGKTLIRDKYDNFIGGQWVAPTRGDYFDNISPVTGQSVCKIARSTAEDIELALDAAHLAKESWGQRSATERANVLNRIAQRMEENLDLLAMAETIDNGKPIRETTAADIPLAIDHFRYFAACVRSQEGSIAEIDHDTVAYHFHEPLGVVGQIIPWNFPILMAAWKLAPALAAGNCVVLKPAEQTPMSIMVLMDLVGDLIPEGVLNVVNGFGVEAGKPLATNKRISKIAFTGETTTGRLIMQYASENLIPVTLELGGKSPNIFFADVMDADDDYFDKCLEGFAMFALNQGEVCTCPSRALVQESIYEKFIERAVARVQKIVQGSPLDPATMIGAQASNDQLEKILSYIDIGRDEGAKVLTGGTRAHLGGELEQGYYVTPTVLEGHNKMRIFQEEIFGPVLSVTTFKDEADALHIANDTLYGLGAGVWSRNGNTAYRMGRNIQAGRVWTNCYHAYPAHAAFGGYKQSGIGRETHKMMLDHYQQTKNLLVSYSTKALGFF; from the coding sequence ATGTTACAGCAGGCAATGGCGCGGTTCGCGGGCAAGACACTGATCCGCGATAAATACGACAATTTCATCGGTGGCCAGTGGGTGGCGCCGACCCGTGGCGACTATTTCGACAATATCTCGCCGGTGACGGGACAGAGCGTGTGCAAGATCGCGCGGTCGACCGCCGAGGATATCGAGCTGGCGCTCGACGCGGCGCATCTCGCCAAGGAAAGCTGGGGTCAGCGTTCCGCCACCGAGCGGGCCAATGTGCTCAACCGCATCGCGCAGCGGATGGAGGAGAATCTCGACCTGCTCGCCATGGCCGAGACGATCGACAACGGCAAGCCGATCCGCGAGACGACTGCCGCCGACATTCCGCTCGCCATCGACCATTTCCGCTATTTCGCGGCCTGCGTTCGCTCGCAGGAAGGGTCGATTGCCGAGATCGACCATGACACGGTCGCCTATCATTTCCATGAGCCGTTGGGCGTGGTCGGGCAGATCATTCCGTGGAACTTCCCGATCCTGATGGCGGCGTGGAAGCTCGCCCCCGCGCTCGCGGCAGGCAATTGTGTGGTGCTCAAGCCCGCCGAGCAGACGCCCATGTCGATCATGGTGCTGATGGATCTGGTGGGCGACCTGATCCCCGAAGGCGTGCTGAACGTCGTCAACGGCTTTGGCGTCGAGGCGGGCAAGCCGCTGGCCACCAACAAGCGGATCAGCAAGATCGCCTTCACCGGGGAAACCACCACCGGGCGGCTGATCATGCAATATGCGTCGGAAAATCTCATTCCGGTGACGCTGGAGCTGGGCGGCAAATCGCCCAACATCTTCTTTGCCGACGTGATGGACGCGGACGACGATTATTTCGACAAATGCCTTGAGGGCTTTGCGATGTTCGCGCTCAACCAGGGCGAGGTTTGCACCTGTCCGAGCCGCGCGCTGGTGCAGGAGAGCATCTACGAGAAGTTCATCGAGCGCGCCGTCGCCCGCGTGCAGAAGATCGTGCAGGGCAGCCCGCTCGATCCCGCGACGATGATCGGGGCGCAGGCGTCGAACGATCAGTTGGAGAAGATCCTTTCCTATATCGACATCGGTCGGGATGAGGGCGCGAAGGTGCTGACCGGGGGTACGCGTGCGCATCTGGGCGGCGAGCTGGAGCAGGGCTATTATGTGACGCCGACCGTGCTGGAAGGGCATAACAAGATGCGCATCTTCCAGGAGGAAATTTTCGGCCCAGTGCTGTCGGTCACGACCTTCAAGGATGAGGCGGACGCGCTCCACATCGCCAACGACACGCTTTACGGTCTGGGCGCGGGCGTGTGGAGCCGCAACGGCAACACCGCCTATCGCATGGGCCGCAATATCCAGGCCGGGCGCGTGTGGACCAATTGCTACCATGCCTATCCAGCCCACGCGGCCTTTGGCGGTTACAAACAGTCGGGCATCGGCCGCGAAACCCACAAGATGATGCTGGACCATTATCAGCAGACCAAGAATTTGCTGGTGAGCTACAGCACCAAGGCCTTGGGCTTTTTCTGA
- a CDS encoding IS1380-like element IS1247 family transposase — MDHPEGAGLQRADRVDFDPRVRLEFRGTQLSSDGGLLVMRELDDALGLSDLASAALRDTRSGKNTVHRLDGLFRQSVFGRLAGYEDVNDANRLACDPVMRQVVGGRAVDAQAASASQMGRFETETLALAGNRAALADLNGQWIDRFHDRNGLKYIVLDMDSSVSPTHGDQEGSAWNGHFDCSCYHPNFLFNQFGMLERCALRHGNVHSADGWRDVLDPVIARYAERDLGGRFFRADAAYAIPAIYERLEEARFFYAIRLPANAVLKDKIAHRLTRPVGRPSLTKVKRFFEEFEYQAASWDKERRVIAKIEWHPGELFPRVGFIVTNLPMEPDWVVRFYNQRGTAEQHIKEGKYAFRWTRLSCRKFRDNEVRLQLHALAYNLATFLRCIELPEAMADWSLTSLQLKLIKIGARVVRHARTITFQLAEVAVTGTMVRAILAAIRRLRAPPLCA, encoded by the coding sequence ATGGATCACCCAGAGGGTGCGGGCTTGCAACGGGCAGATCGGGTGGATTTCGACCCTCGCGTGCGGCTGGAATTTCGCGGCACGCAGCTCAGTTCCGACGGCGGCCTTCTGGTGATGCGCGAGCTTGATGACGCGCTCGGGTTGTCCGATTTGGCGTCAGCGGCGCTGCGCGATACTCGCTCTGGCAAGAACACGGTCCATCGGCTCGACGGCCTGTTCCGGCAATCAGTCTTTGGGCGGCTGGCCGGATACGAGGATGTCAACGACGCCAACCGTCTCGCCTGCGATCCGGTCATGCGCCAAGTTGTCGGCGGCAGAGCGGTCGATGCACAAGCGGCCTCGGCATCGCAGATGGGACGGTTCGAGACCGAGACGCTGGCTCTGGCCGGGAACCGTGCCGCGCTGGCCGACCTGAACGGGCAATGGATCGACCGGTTCCATGACCGTAACGGGCTGAAGTACATCGTTCTGGACATGGACAGCTCGGTCAGCCCGACCCATGGCGACCAGGAAGGGTCCGCCTGGAATGGCCATTTCGACTGTAGCTGCTATCACCCCAACTTTCTGTTCAACCAGTTCGGGATGCTGGAACGCTGCGCCCTGCGCCATGGCAACGTCCACAGCGCCGATGGCTGGCGTGATGTTCTCGACCCCGTCATTGCGCGCTACGCGGAGCGCGACCTTGGTGGCAGGTTCTTCCGGGCCGATGCTGCCTACGCGATCCCGGCGATCTATGAGCGATTGGAAGAAGCGCGGTTCTTCTACGCCATCCGGCTGCCCGCAAACGCGGTCCTCAAGGACAAGATCGCGCATCGGCTAACGCGCCCTGTCGGGCGGCCGTCACTGACCAAGGTCAAGCGGTTCTTCGAGGAATTCGAGTATCAGGCGGCGTCCTGGGACAAGGAACGCCGGGTGATCGCCAAGATCGAATGGCATCCGGGCGAACTGTTCCCGCGTGTCGGCTTCATCGTCACCAACCTGCCGATGGAGCCGGACTGGGTGGTGCGGTTCTACAACCAGCGCGGCACCGCCGAGCAGCACATCAAAGAGGGCAAATACGCCTTTCGCTGGACGCGGCTGTCGTGCCGGAAGTTCCGCGACAATGAGGTGCGGCTGCAACTGCACGCCCTGGCGTACAACCTGGCCACCTTCTTGCGCTGCATCGAGCTGCCCGAGGCCATGGCCGACTGGTCGTTGACCAGCCTGCAACTGAAGCTGATCAAGATCGGGGCACGTGTGGTCCGTCACGCCCGCACCATCACCTTCCAGCTGGCCGAGGTCGCTGTCACCGGCACGATGGTACGCGCCATCCTCGCCGCTATCCGCCGATTGCGAGCGCCACCGCTATGCGCATGA
- a CDS encoding TIGR00266 family protein — protein MPNPSPWQHHRQPGLADDIDFEIKGQELQFLEIELDPGESAVAEAGALVWKDAAIGMTTVFGDGSGGSDGSFMGKLLGAGKRLVTGESLFTTVFTHNGHGKARVAFASPTPGAILPIRLDQYGGRLICQKDSFLAAAKGVSIGIHFQQRIMTGLFGGEGFIMQKLEGDGWVFVQMGGTIVERELAPGEQLHVDTGCVAAYTDTVDFDLERAGGVRSILFGGEGLFFARLTGPGKVWIQSLPFSRLAGRMLAAAGSRGGQNRGEGSVLGGLGDLIGGNN, from the coding sequence ATGCCGAACCCCAGTCCCTGGCAACATCATCGTCAACCCGGCCTGGCCGACGACATCGATTTCGAGATCAAGGGCCAGGAATTGCAATTTCTGGAGATCGAACTCGATCCGGGCGAAAGCGCCGTGGCGGAGGCCGGCGCCCTGGTCTGGAAGGATGCGGCGATCGGCATGACCACCGTCTTCGGTGACGGCAGCGGCGGCAGCGACGGCAGTTTCATGGGCAAGCTGCTGGGCGCGGGAAAGCGGCTCGTCACCGGAGAGAGCCTGTTCACCACGGTCTTCACGCATAACGGCCATGGCAAGGCGCGGGTCGCCTTCGCCTCCCCCACGCCGGGCGCGATCCTCCCCATCCGGCTCGACCAATATGGCGGCCGGCTGATCTGTCAGAAGGACAGTTTCCTGGCAGCGGCGAAGGGCGTTTCGATCGGCATCCATTTCCAGCAGCGGATCATGACCGGCCTGTTCGGCGGCGAAGGCTTCATCATGCAGAAGCTGGAAGGCGACGGCTGGGTGTTCGTCCAGATGGGCGGCACGATCGTGGAGCGCGAACTGGCGCCCGGCGAGCAGCTTCACGTCGATACCGGCTGCGTCGCGGCCTATACCGACACGGTGGATTTCGATCTGGAGCGGGCGGGCGGCGTGCGCAGCATCCTGTTCGGCGGCGAAGGCCTGTTCTTCGCGCGGCTGACCGGGCCGGGCAAGGTGTGGATACAGTCCCTGCCCTTCTCCCGCCTGGCCGGCCGCATGCTCGCGGCGGCGGGAAGCCGGGGAGGACAGAATCGCGGCGAAGGCTCCGTGCTCGGCGGCCTGGGGGATCTGATCGGCGGCAATAATTAA
- a CDS encoding SDR family NAD(P)-dependent oxidoreductase translates to MTRSVIVTGGFGALGRVAADAFIEQGYAVACIDYAPAARSALPGALDIGGIDLTDGEKTKNALARIVAAHGGIDVLVNIAGGFVWDKLAGGDLGNWSRMQAMNLTTAATITQLALPHLTAAREGRIVNIGAGAAIKAGAGMGAYAAAKSGVHRLTEALAEELVGTSVTVNAILPSIIDTPTNRADMPDADFAQWVQPSTIADVILFLASKASRGISGALIPVTRNE, encoded by the coding sequence ATGACAAGATCGGTTATCGTCACCGGAGGATTTGGCGCGCTGGGCCGCGTTGCCGCTGACGCCTTCATCGAACAGGGTTATGCGGTCGCCTGCATCGACTATGCTCCGGCGGCCAGGTCTGCCTTGCCGGGCGCGCTGGACATTGGCGGGATTGACCTGACGGACGGCGAGAAGACGAAAAACGCTCTGGCGCGGATTGTCGCCGCCCATGGTGGCATTGATGTCCTGGTCAATATCGCAGGGGGTTTCGTCTGGGACAAGCTGGCGGGTGGCGATCTGGGCAACTGGTCCCGGATGCAGGCGATGAACCTGACGACGGCCGCGACGATCACGCAATTGGCCTTGCCGCACCTGACCGCGGCCCGCGAGGGGCGGATCGTCAATATCGGGGCCGGCGCCGCGATCAAGGCGGGTGCCGGAATGGGCGCCTATGCGGCGGCAAAATCGGGGGTGCATCGCCTGACGGAGGCGTTGGCGGAGGAGCTTGTCGGCACCAGCGTAACGGTGAATGCGATCCTGCCCAGCATTATCGACACGCCGACCAACCGCGCCGACATGCCGGATGCGGACTTCGCGCAGTGGGTTCAACCTTCGACGATCGCCGACGTGATCCTATTCCTGGCCTCCAAGGCCTCTCGCGGCATATCAGGTGCGCTCATCCCGGTCACAAGAAACGAGTGA
- a CDS encoding NRAMP family divalent metal transporter — MDEVMEDTAAAPGRGERSGTPGLRAMLRRLGPGLITGAADDDPSGIGTHSQVGAQFGYGLAWTFVLSFPLMVAIQQVAAEIGRVTGAGIARNLRRHYPRPLLWTVVALLLIANIVNLGADLSAMGAALSLLAGGNSTFYTLSFGIVCILAEVGLSYPRYASILKWTTLSLFTYFAVVMVAQVPWAHALRSLVVPEIQWNAAYATALVAILGTTISPYLFFWQAGQEIEEQHRHHAKPLCIAPQTAGRELARIRFDTLTGMAFSTLVSLAIVFATAATLHAHGIYDIATSSQAAEALRPIAGKFAFAMFALGIIGTGLLAVPVLAGSAAYAVTEMAGLSGSLDAKPLSARLFYGTIAATTLGGASLNGIGIDPVRALYWAAVVNGILAAPLMVVMMLIARNRRAMGRLCLPFGPTVMGWGATIVMFAATGIFLVFTVLS; from the coding sequence ATGGACGAGGTGATGGAAGATACGGCAGCCGCTCCGGGAAGGGGAGAAAGATCCGGGACGCCCGGCTTGAGAGCCATGTTGCGCCGTCTTGGGCCGGGGCTCATCACTGGCGCGGCGGACGACGACCCAAGCGGGATTGGCACGCACAGCCAGGTCGGAGCGCAGTTCGGATATGGTCTTGCATGGACTTTCGTCCTCAGCTTTCCCCTCATGGTCGCAATCCAGCAGGTGGCGGCCGAAATTGGAAGGGTGACCGGCGCCGGGATCGCGCGCAATCTGCGCCGTCACTATCCGCGTCCCTTGCTCTGGACGGTCGTGGCCCTTCTGCTGATTGCCAATATTGTCAATCTGGGCGCCGATCTGAGCGCCATGGGCGCAGCGCTGTCTCTTTTGGCAGGGGGAAATTCCACCTTTTACACCCTGTCATTTGGAATCGTCTGTATCCTGGCTGAGGTGGGACTGAGCTACCCTCGTTATGCATCCATATTGAAATGGACGACACTCTCGCTCTTCACCTATTTCGCCGTAGTCATGGTTGCGCAGGTTCCGTGGGCGCACGCGCTCCGATCTCTCGTCGTGCCGGAAATTCAGTGGAATGCCGCCTACGCAACGGCCCTCGTGGCGATCTTGGGCACGACGATCAGCCCCTATCTCTTTTTTTGGCAGGCCGGGCAGGAGATTGAGGAGCAGCATCGCCATCACGCCAAGCCGCTTTGCATCGCCCCGCAGACGGCCGGCCGCGAGCTGGCGCGCATTCGCTTCGATACATTGACGGGGATGGCGTTCAGCACCTTGGTCTCGCTCGCGATTGTCTTCGCTACGGCCGCCACGCTCCACGCTCACGGCATTTACGACATTGCGACCTCATCACAGGCCGCCGAAGCGCTGCGCCCGATCGCCGGAAAATTCGCCTTCGCCATGTTTGCCCTGGGCATTATCGGGACGGGCCTGCTTGCCGTTCCTGTGCTGGCAGGATCGGCAGCCTATGCGGTCACCGAGATGGCGGGGTTAAGCGGCAGCCTCGACGCCAAGCCGCTGTCGGCGCGTCTGTTCTACGGAACTATCGCTGCCACGACGCTCGGGGGGGCATCTCTAAACGGAATTGGCATCGATCCGGTCCGCGCGCTTTATTGGGCCGCTGTCGTCAACGGCATTCTGGCTGCGCCCCTCATGGTGGTCATGATGCTCATAGCCCGTAATCGTCGCGCCATGGGACGATTGTGCCTCCCCTTCGGTCCGACCGTCATGGGCTGGGGCGCCACTATCGTCATGTTCGCCGCAACCGGCATATTCCTTGTCTTTACCGTCCTTAGTTGA
- a CDS encoding methyltransferase domain-containing protein — protein sequence MDARALPLLACPRCGGRLDEALCCRECAAGYRQADGIAELRLPGAARTELVRNFYEAAPFPGYPPRDSIDWLRARAERSPFARLLDAAIPYDARIVEMGCGTGQMSLYLARGERMVIAADLCRASLALGRAAARRLDIGQVEFVETDLHLSGLREGAFDIVYCSGVLHHTPDPRAAFGHVARLVRPGGLIVIGLYNRYARLPHRLRRGVAMLSGGRWVPGDPVLASRRLQPGRYRAWLRDQYHHPEEHSHTLAQLRRWFADNGIAYVRTFPSALLGQMEDMRLTDAEEDQWWLEDLLAQIGWIGRIGWEGGLFAAVGRAG from the coding sequence ATGGATGCGCGCGCCCTGCCGCTGCTTGCCTGTCCCCGGTGCGGCGGGCGGCTGGATGAGGCGCTATGCTGTCGCGAATGCGCGGCAGGCTACCGGCAGGCCGACGGCATAGCCGAGCTGCGCCTGCCCGGCGCTGCGCGAACCGAGTTGGTCAGGAATTTCTATGAGGCGGCGCCATTCCCCGGCTATCCGCCCCGCGACAGCATCGACTGGCTGCGCGCCCGGGCGGAGCGCAGCCCGTTCGCCCGGCTGCTCGATGCGGCGATCCCCTATGATGCGCGGATCGTGGAGATGGGTTGCGGCACCGGCCAGATGAGCCTCTATCTCGCGCGCGGCGAGCGGATGGTGATTGCCGCGGATCTCTGCCGCGCGTCGCTGGCGCTCGGCCGGGCGGCGGCCCGGCGGCTCGACATCGGCCAGGTCGAATTCGTCGAAACCGACCTGCATCTTTCGGGGCTGCGTGAGGGTGCCTTCGATATCGTCTATTGCTCGGGCGTGCTGCATCACACGCCCGATCCCCGCGCTGCGTTCGGGCATGTGGCCCGGCTGGTTCGCCCTGGCGGCCTGATCGTCATCGGTCTCTACAACCGCTATGCGCGGCTGCCGCACAGGTTGAGGCGGGGGGTCGCAATGCTGAGCGGCGGGCGCTGGGTTCCGGGCGATCCGGTGCTCGCCAGCCGTCGGCTGCAGCCAGGTCGGTATCGGGCCTGGCTGCGCGATCAATATCATCATCCCGAAGAGCATAGCCACACATTGGCGCAGCTCCGCCGCTGGTTCGCGGACAACGGCATCGCCTATGTCCGGACCTTCCCCAGCGCGTTGCTCGGCCAGATGGAGGATATGCGGTTGACCGACGCCGAGGAAGATCAATGGTGGCTGGAAGACCTGTTGGCGCAGATCGGCTGGATCGGCCGGATCGGCTGGGAAGGTGGTCTTTTCGCGGCGGTCGGGCGCGCGGGGTAG
- a CDS encoding DUF5989 family protein yields the protein MIPRKGRLRRQLIIVGSASGTIADLVRGLWRAPGGRRWMIPPVIFFCSVGVILTLAAGVEALAPFIYSIF from the coding sequence ATGATCCCGCGCAAGGGGCGCTTGCGGCGCCAGCTCATCATCGTCGGCAGTGCATCCGGGACCATCGCGGATCTGGTGCGGGGTCTGTGGCGGGCGCCCGGCGGGCGGCGCTGGATGATCCCGCCGGTGATCTTCTTCTGCTCCGTGGGGGTGATATTGACGCTGGCGGCCGGCGTTGAGGCGCTGGCGCCCTTCATTTACTCGATCTTCTAG
- a CDS encoding carbamoyltransferase family protein, with protein MKILGISAFYHDAAAALTIDGLPVVAVQEERLSRSKNDPAFPLRAIQWCLDQAAVEPDDLDAVIFYERPALKFDRVLTTLLRGFPHSWRIFPRAMKNMVGEKLWVRGIISAQLGIPVKRVHFTDHHLSHAAAAFLTAPTERAAILSADGVGEWATLTVGQARKQVGGPTEISLRREVRFPHSLGLFYSAFTAWLGFQVNEGEYKVMGLAAYGTPRFAGEVRRILQRTPDGAFALDLRYFDYHQAVDAAYSRRFVELFGPPRDRFEPIDLATPLGQHQADVAASAQLVLEEVIVDIAAALQKETGLPDLCLGGGVALNGVANARILREAGYERLFVPSAPGDAGCALGAALWADRILFGQPHRDCPDHPFWGPAVEADDLARLAAEDGLPFERVGDAALIDRLVDAIGHGAIVGWMEGAAEFGPRALGHRSILADPGDAAMRDRINRDIKFRESFRPFAPVVPAEHAATYFELPAGGARLGRFMSGVFPVRPEWRNRLRAVTHVDGTARVQIVERAMAPRLHALLMAYWQRHGSPVLLNTSFNLAGDPIVTSAAEGYSTFRRAGMDVLIADNLMVRRDHARQDHELEAVA; from the coding sequence ATGAAGATCCTCGGCATTTCAGCCTTCTACCATGATGCGGCCGCTGCACTGACGATCGACGGGCTGCCCGTCGTCGCCGTGCAGGAGGAGCGCCTGTCGCGATCCAAGAACGACCCGGCCTTTCCCCTGCGCGCCATCCAATGGTGCCTCGACCAGGCAGCGGTGGAGCCGGACGATCTGGACGCGGTGATCTTCTATGAACGGCCCGCGCTCAAGTTCGACCGGGTGCTGACGACGTTGCTGCGCGGCTTTCCGCATAGCTGGCGCATCTTCCCCAGGGCGATGAAGAATATGGTGGGGGAGAAATTATGGGTGCGCGGCATCATCAGCGCGCAGTTGGGAATCCCGGTAAAGCGCGTTCATTTTACCGACCACCATCTCTCGCACGCAGCCGCCGCCTTCCTGACCGCCCCGACCGAACGGGCCGCGATCCTGAGCGCCGACGGCGTGGGCGAATGGGCGACGCTGACGGTGGGGCAGGCGCGCAAGCAGGTGGGCGGGCCGACGGAAATCAGCCTGCGGCGGGAAGTGCGCTTTCCCCATTCGCTCGGCCTTTTCTATTCCGCCTTCACCGCCTGGCTGGGATTTCAGGTCAATGAGGGGGAATATAAGGTCATGGGGCTTGCCGCTTATGGCACGCCGCGCTTCGCCGGGGAGGTGCGGCGCATCCTGCAACGGACGCCCGATGGAGCCTTTGCGCTGGACCTTCGCTATTTCGATTATCATCAGGCGGTCGACGCCGCCTATTCCCGCCGCTTTGTCGAACTGTTCGGCCCGCCCCGCGATCGGTTCGAGCCGATCGACCTTGCGACGCCGCTGGGGCAGCATCAAGCCGATGTCGCGGCGAGCGCGCAGCTTGTGCTGGAGGAGGTGATCGTCGACATCGCCGCCGCGCTTCAGAAGGAAACCGGCCTGCCCGATCTCTGCCTGGGCGGCGGCGTGGCGCTGAACGGGGTCGCCAATGCCCGCATCCTGCGCGAAGCGGGCTATGAGCGGCTGTTCGTGCCCTCCGCGCCGGGCGATGCGGGCTGCGCCTTGGGGGCGGCGCTCTGGGCCGACCGCATCCTGTTCGGCCAGCCGCATCGCGATTGCCCCGATCATCCCTTCTGGGGGCCCGCGGTCGAGGCCGACGATCTGGCGCGGCTGGCCGCTGAGGACGGGCTGCCCTTCGAACGAGTGGGGGATGCGGCACTGATCGACCGGCTGGTCGATGCGATCGGGCACGGCGCGATCGTCGGATGGATGGAGGGCGCGGCGGAATTCGGGCCGCGCGCGCTCGGCCACCGCAGCATCCTTGCCGATCCGGGCGATGCGGCGATGCGCGACCGGATCAACCGCGACATCAAATTTCGCGAATCCTTCCGCCCCTTTGCGCCGGTGGTGCCCGCCGAACATGCAGCGACCTATTTCGAGTTGCCCGCGGGCGGCGCACGTCTGGGCCGGTTCATGTCGGGCGTTTTCCCGGTCCGGCCTGAATGGCGGAATCGACTGCGCGCCGTCACCCATGTCGACGGCACCGCACGCGTGCAGATCGTGGAGCGGGCCATGGCGCCTCGCCTGCACGCGCTGCTCATGGCCTATTGGCAGCGTCACGGCTCTCCCGTCCTGCTCAACACATCCTTCAACCTGGCTGGCGATCCGATCGTGACCAGCGCCGCGGAAGGCTATTCGACATTCCGCCGCGCCGGCATGGACGTGCTGATCGCGGATAATCTGATGGTCCGCCGCGATCATGCGCGGCAGGACCATGAACTGGAGGCAGTGGCATGA